Below is a genomic region from Pectobacterium polaris.
GCCTTGCCACGATGGAACAGACGTAGCGTCTCCATCCCGCGCAGGCGATCGAGGAAGTGTCCGCTCAGGCGTGCCAGCGCCAGAAAGTTACGTCGGTTGGCATCCGCTGCGCCCATGCCAACCAGTGCCATAAAAAGCGGGATAAGCGGGGCAGTGAGAAACAGAATCAGGCCTGCGGCCCAGTTGAGCGGGAAAATCGTGATTAAGATAAGCAGCGGAATCAGCGCGGCAAGATACATCTGCGGCAGGTAGCGGGCGTAATAATCCTGCATGTCATCAACCTGCTCAAGAATCATCGTTGCCCAACTGCCAGCGGGTTTGCCCTGTACCCAGGCAGGGCCAAGCTGTTGTAATCGATCCAGTACCAGCTTACGAATTTGCTGTCGAACGGCTTGTCCGCAAAGGAAGCCAACACGCTCGCGTAACACACTGTTGAGTGCGCGCAGAATAAATGTGCCGATCAGCAGAAGGAAGGGGGAGAGCAGGGATTCGCGAGTAGCATGCTCGATAATCAAGGCATGAAGCAGCGTAGCTAACAGCCAGGCTTGCGCCACGATTAACGCACCGCTCAGGAATCCAAGCAGGAGTGAAATCCGTAGCCAACGTTGCGCCAGCTTACTCTGCTGTTTCAGCCAGGCGGTCAGTTCTTGCTGTCTGGTTTTTTTCATCAGGCACCAGTTCGTTATATTGCAGAAATGGACTTAACAGAAAATAACTCTCATGCAACTGTTAGTTAACAAAATTATCTTCTATCACGCAGAATGACGCCATGTTACCGCGACAGGGGCGCGCTGCAAACGAAAAGGAGAGGGGAAATGGGTGAGGCGATCAATTTTGTGTTGCGGAAGGTAAGCCAGAAGTGAAGAAAACGGAACGGCCGTCGCCGCTCCGTTATCAGCAGCGTATTACTTGTTGACGGTCAGTCCGTCAAGGTAACGTTCAGCATCCAGTGCCGCCATACAGCCAGTACCTGCGGAGGTAATGGCCTGACGGTAGATGTGATCCATGACGTCGCCTGCGGCAAAGACGCCAGGAATGCTGGTTTGTGTTGCGTTGCCGTGAATACCGGACTGCACTTTGATATAACCGTTTTCCAGTTCCAGTTGACCGCCGAACACGGCCGTGTTCGGACTGTGGCCGATAGCGATAAACACGCCAGCCAGCTCCAGCTCTTCTGCAGCGTCGCTCTGTGTATCGCGGATACGCACACCGGTTACACCCATGTCATCGCCCAGCACTTCGTCCAGCGTACGATTGGTATGCAGGATGATGTTGCCGTTTTTAACTTTGTCCATCAGGCGATCGATCAGAATCTTCTCTGAGCGGAACGTCTCGCGACGGTGAATTAAATGCACTTCCGCCGCGATGTTAGACAAATACAAGGCTTCTTCTACCGCGGTATTCCCGCCGCCAACCACGGCGACTTTCTGGTTACGGTAGAAGAACCCGTCACAGGTTGCGCAGGCAGAAACCCCTTTGCCTTTAAACGCGTCTTCAGATGGCAGACCGAGATAACGCGCTGATGCCCCGGTAGCGATGATCAGTGCGTCACAGGTGTATTCGGCGCTATCACCGAATAAACGGAAGGGACGGTTCTGCAAATCAACACGTTCAATATGATCGAAGATCACTTCAGTATTGAATTTGGTCGCGTGTGCATGCATACGCTCCATTAACAGCGGGCCAGTTAAATCATCGGCATCACCCGGCCAATTTTCTACTTCGGTCGTGGTCGTCAACTGACCGCCTTTTTCCATACCAGTGATTAATACTGGCTGTAAATTCGCCCGTGCAGCATAAACAGCGGCAGTGTAGCCAGCCGGGCCTGAACCCAGAATCAATAACTTGTGATGTTTAACAGTACCCATGCTTTCCTCATTTCATGACGGCGGATAAGGTTCATATGA
It encodes:
- the trxB gene encoding thioredoxin-disulfide reductase, producing MGTVKHHKLLILGSGPAGYTAAVYAARANLQPVLITGMEKGGQLTTTTEVENWPGDADDLTGPLLMERMHAHATKFNTEVIFDHIERVDLQNRPFRLFGDSAEYTCDALIIATGASARYLGLPSEDAFKGKGVSACATCDGFFYRNQKVAVVGGGNTAVEEALYLSNIAAEVHLIHRRETFRSEKILIDRLMDKVKNGNIILHTNRTLDEVLGDDMGVTGVRIRDTQSDAAEELELAGVFIAIGHSPNTAVFGGQLELENGYIKVQSGIHGNATQTSIPGVFAAGDVMDHIYRQAITSAGTGCMAALDAERYLDGLTVNK